A genomic window from Slackia heliotrinireducens DSM 20476 includes:
- a CDS encoding amino acid ABC transporter permease, with protein sequence MSLSFDRLVACLASGIQFLPATLALTAIAILTGLLVGGAMALFRTYRVPVLSQISAVFVTMYSGIPVMVALVILNLLYLTQFDNVAAALGWNITVRDVSPFWVAAVAVTLTATVYVSEAVRGSVLSVDTTQYEAAYSVGLTKWQTIRRIVIPQFIPVFIPMLCTNIIGTMKSTSIVMTVGVMELLNGSLLPSMKNYSFLEGYIAAALVYWAISILIEAISRYAEKRTGEFRAVAQ encoded by the coding sequence ATGTCATTGTCATTTGATAGGCTGGTCGCCTGCCTTGCTTCCGGCATTCAGTTCCTGCCCGCGACGCTTGCCTTGACGGCCATCGCCATCCTGACCGGGTTGCTGGTGGGCGGCGCCATGGCTCTGTTCAGGACCTACCGCGTGCCGGTGCTCAGCCAGATCAGCGCCGTTTTCGTCACCATGTACAGCGGCATTCCCGTCATGGTGGCCCTGGTCATTCTGAACCTGCTGTATTTGACGCAGTTCGACAACGTGGCGGCGGCGCTCGGGTGGAACATCACGGTCCGCGACGTCAGCCCGTTCTGGGTTGCGGCCGTCGCCGTCACGCTTACGGCCACCGTGTACGTGTCGGAGGCCGTGCGGGGCTCGGTGCTGTCGGTGGACACGACGCAGTACGAAGCGGCCTATTCGGTGGGTCTTACCAAGTGGCAGACGATTCGCCGCATTGTGATTCCCCAGTTCATACCCGTGTTCATTCCCATGCTGTGCACCAACATCATAGGCACCATGAAGTCGACGTCCATCGTCATGACCGTCGGCGTGATGGAGCTGCTCAACGGGTCGCTTCTGCCCAGCATGAAGAACTACTCGTTTTTGGAGGGCTACATTGCCGCGGCGCTTGTGTACTGGGCCATCTCCATTCTTATCGAGGCCATTTCGAGGTACGCCGAAAAGCGCACCGGAGAGTTTAGGGCGGTGGCTCAATGA
- a CDS encoding PucR family transcriptional regulator: MSEVVEVEGGDRLTRVLPLPSDGRAQGGAVCVCPGDQEATAFSAVSGIAYVFVRKRPVQMPKGCSYAVVGADASCSDVLQEIADLFFRLNAWEIDVSSMLLEGQSLQDVFDKTQKLLGNPVYFHDAYYNILAFSEGDQDDSIKNVYEFLRRGKMGASEIDELASSEGYKLTFDSHGIQYMKKTGVFPDIYDYLYMNVRYHNRIVGRLIVDGASRTLTYVDRAVAGRLGQFVEAFYKGQYRGRGSSPDALIVNILGLLEGRNVDSGAVEKRLRDRGWDFKRHMICLVIEFGSNDRFQQLGGTVEGILEGLYDRAFSLHYDGRLVVVVNCDEGCFEGGSFDGRLLKQVKGFNFNMGICMPFFQLYSLRSCYEQALFALERGKAAGCGVACFKDYVLEYMMSAITDKCSLRTICPPGLAKLAEHDAFSKTDYVGTLKVYLENDCSPSRSCKALFVHRSTFQYRIDKINEITKAEYEDPKTKVAYLMALNIMDQDSIV; the protein is encoded by the coding sequence GTGTCGGAGGTTGTTGAGGTCGAAGGCGGCGATCGCCTGACCAGGGTTTTGCCGTTGCCATCCGATGGACGTGCGCAAGGCGGCGCGGTGTGCGTCTGCCCTGGGGACCAAGAGGCGACGGCGTTTTCGGCGGTGTCAGGCATCGCGTACGTGTTTGTGAGAAAACGCCCTGTTCAGATGCCTAAAGGCTGCAGCTATGCGGTCGTCGGAGCCGATGCGTCTTGTTCGGACGTGCTGCAGGAAATAGCAGACCTCTTCTTCAGGCTGAACGCATGGGAAATCGACGTGTCGTCCATGCTTCTTGAGGGCCAGTCGTTGCAAGATGTGTTCGACAAGACCCAGAAGCTGCTTGGGAACCCCGTGTACTTCCATGACGCGTATTACAACATCTTGGCATTTTCCGAAGGGGACCAGGACGATTCGATAAAGAACGTGTACGAATTCCTGCGGCGTGGAAAGATGGGTGCGAGCGAAATCGACGAGCTTGCCAGTTCGGAAGGGTATAAGCTGACGTTCGACTCGCACGGGATCCAATACATGAAGAAGACCGGCGTGTTTCCCGACATCTACGATTACCTGTACATGAACGTGCGATACCACAACAGGATCGTCGGCCGTCTGATTGTCGACGGGGCAAGTCGCACCCTTACGTATGTGGACCGTGCCGTTGCCGGCAGGCTGGGGCAGTTTGTCGAGGCCTTCTACAAAGGGCAGTATCGCGGACGGGGGAGCAGCCCCGACGCCCTTATCGTGAATATCCTGGGGTTGCTTGAGGGGCGGAACGTCGATTCCGGAGCGGTCGAAAAACGCTTGCGAGACAGAGGATGGGATTTCAAGCGCCACATGATATGCCTGGTCATCGAGTTCGGAAGCAACGACCGGTTCCAGCAGCTGGGCGGAACAGTGGAGGGCATCCTCGAAGGCCTTTACGACAGAGCGTTCTCCCTACACTACGATGGCCGGTTGGTTGTGGTGGTGAACTGCGACGAGGGCTGCTTCGAGGGCGGTTCGTTTGACGGGCGACTGCTCAAGCAGGTCAAAGGGTTCAACTTCAACATGGGCATCTGCATGCCGTTCTTTCAGCTGTACAGCCTGCGAAGCTGCTACGAGCAGGCGCTTTTCGCGCTTGAGCGGGGCAAGGCGGCGGGATGCGGCGTCGCGTGTTTTAAGGACTACGTACTCGAGTACATGATGTCGGCGATAACGGATAAATGTTCCCTGCGGACGATCTGTCCGCCTGGCCTTGCGAAGCTTGCCGAGCACGACGCTTTCAGCAAAACCGATTACGTGGGCACGCTGAAAGTGTACCTTGAAAACGACTGCAGCCCCAGCCGCTCGTGCAAGGCGCTGTTCGTGCACCGAAGCACCTTCCAGTACCGCATCGACAAGATCAACGAGATTACAAAGGCCGAATACGAGGACCCCAAAACAAAGG
- a CDS encoding amino acid ABC transporter ATP-binding protein, whose protein sequence is MIEVNNVHKSFKHNEILKGVSLLVEEGEVVVVMGPSGSGKTTLLRCINFLERADAGSLTIGDLSVDLHKASKKEILAVRKKTAFVFQNYALFNNKTALGNVMEGLITARKMNKDEARAIAERELAKVGLAEKADAYPSQLSGGQQQRVGIARAVALSPEVILFDEPTSALDPELVDEALDIIKGIAQEGVTMIVVTHEMSFAREVADRVVFMEGGYIVEEGAPQDIFVNPKEERTKQFLKRILSR, encoded by the coding sequence ATGATCGAAGTCAACAACGTGCATAAATCGTTCAAGCACAACGAGATTTTAAAGGGGGTTTCCCTCCTCGTGGAGGAAGGCGAGGTGGTGGTCGTCATGGGGCCCAGCGGCTCTGGCAAGACGACCTTGCTGCGCTGCATCAACTTCCTCGAACGTGCGGATGCCGGGTCGCTCACCATTGGGGACCTTTCGGTCGACCTGCACAAGGCGAGCAAGAAGGAGATCCTTGCCGTCCGAAAGAAAACGGCGTTCGTGTTTCAGAACTACGCGCTGTTCAACAACAAGACCGCTTTAGGAAACGTTATGGAAGGCCTGATCACGGCCCGAAAAATGAACAAGGACGAAGCGCGCGCCATAGCCGAGCGCGAACTTGCCAAGGTCGGTCTGGCCGAAAAGGCGGACGCGTATCCCAGCCAGCTTTCGGGCGGCCAGCAGCAGCGCGTGGGCATCGCGCGGGCTGTGGCCTTAAGCCCTGAGGTCATCCTGTTTGACGAACCGACAAGCGCTCTGGATCCGGAGCTTGTGGACGAGGCGCTGGACATCATCAAGGGGATCGCCCAAGAGGGCGTGACCATGATCGTGGTGACCCACGAGATGTCATTTGCGCGAGAGGTCGCCGACAGGGTCGTGTTTATGGAAGGCGGCTACATTGTTGAGGAAGGCGCCCCGCAAGACATATTCGTCAACCCGAAAGAGGAGCGCACGAAGCAGTTCCTGAAAAGGATACTGTCCCGATAG